TAACATCAACTAATTTATTGTCTTTTGAAATATGACTTCTATGACAGCAGAAAAAATACTCCTTATTGTTAATTAAAAAATTAAGCTGTTTTTCAAGTTTTAGAGGGTCTATCCAATAATCATCGCCTTCCATTAAAGCAATATAATCACCTTTAGCAGAGAATCTAGTCCATATGCCATTTAGCCTTCTAACCAAATTTCCTTCCTGATCAAATAAGTGAGATAAAGATCTATCACGTAAGAAAAGTCTTATTTTATCGGGGTATTTTTTTGAATATTCTATACAGATTTTCCTGGTGTTATCAGTACTATCGTCCTCTCCAATAATCACCTCAAAAGTGAACGATGTTTTTTGATTTAAAATACTGTCTAATGCTTGCCTAATAAATTTTTCGTGATTATAAGTTTGAATACAAACA
This is a stretch of genomic DNA from Chitinophagaceae bacterium. It encodes these proteins:
- a CDS encoding glycosyltransferase, whose amino-acid sequence is MNDYEHEIRKRFALQKEYLGENKPINKVKPLLSVCIQTYNHEKFIRQALDSILNQKTSFTFEVIIGEDDSTDNTRKICIEYSKKYPDKIRLFLRDRSLSHLFDQEGNLVRRLNGIWTRFSAKGDYIALMEGDDYWIDPLKLEKQLNFLINNKEYFFCCHRSHISKDNKLVDVRPKRTVNSVHLENNLMRKTLHTTSLVFKNVKELNDALITYGLNFSTGDFFITLFLASRGPGYLFPEVMGVYR